The following proteins are encoded in a genomic region of Pungitius pungitius chromosome 19, fPunPun2.1, whole genome shotgun sequence:
- the LOC134102886 gene encoding B-type lectin plumieribetin-like, which translates to MSKNYLSKNDELRKGDFLLSNNKQWKAIFQDDGNFVIYGWKPFWASDTSGTDGMRVCMQEDCNLVMYNKADKPQWHTNSYKPNKTNMCRLHLTDAGKLVVSRESEEIWNSDKDKGKKA; encoded by the exons ATGAGTAAGAACTACTTGTCCAAAAACGATGAACTCCGCAAGGGAGACTTTCTGCTCTCCAACAACAAGCAGTGGAAGGCCATCTTCCAG GACGATGGTAACTTCGTCATCTACGGCTGGAAGCCTTTTTGGGCTTCGGACACTTCCGGAACAGACGGCATGCGCGTGTGCATGCAGGAGGACTGCAACCTGGTCATGTACAACAAGGCCGACAAACCTCAGTGGCACACAAACTCCtacaaaccaaacaaaaccaacatgTGCCGCCTTCACCTGACCGATGCAGGAAAACTGGTGGTCAGCAGGGAGAGTGAGGAGATCTGGAACTCTGATAAAGACAAAGGCAAGAAGGCATGA
- the LOC119199015 gene encoding B-type lectin plumieribetin-like, with protein sequence MSKNYLSKNDELRKGDFLLSNNKQWKAIFQDDGNFVIYGWKPFWSSDTSGTDGMRVCMQEDCNLVMYNKADKPQWHTNSSKPKSNMCRLHLTDAGKLVVSRESEEIWNSDKDKGKK encoded by the exons ATGAGTAAGAACTACTTGTCCAAAAACGATGAACTCCGCAAGGGAGACTTTCTGCTCTCCAACAACAAGCAGTGGAAGGCCATCTTCCAG GACGATGGAAACTTCGTCATCTACGGCTGGAAGCCTTTTTGGTCTTCGGACACTTCCGGAACAGACGGCATGCGCGTGTGCATGCAGGAGGACTGCAACCTGGTGATGTACAACAAGGCCGACAAACCTCAGTGGCACACAAACTCCTCCAAACCCAAATCCAACATGTGCCGCCTTCACCTGACCGATGCAGGAAAACTGGTGGTCAGCAGGGAGAGTGAGGAGATCTGGAACTCTGATAAAGACAAAGGCAAGAAGTGA